Proteins from a genomic interval of Antedon mediterranea chromosome 5, ecAntMedi1.1, whole genome shotgun sequence:
- the LOC140050260 gene encoding protein YIPF6-like, translating into MADTEIDTSQLDSKMQTIDMNMPIEGDITVPGAPEEDDETAFSTLDEPIRETIMRDLNAVFSKFLHVLYPKQSKTLLREWDLWGPLILCTLLAMMLQASDEKKTEQPQFSEVFVLVSFGSVIVTLNSKLLGGLISFFQTVCILGYCLLPLNVALIFCRLLLLSSNQYLFIVRLIVTFIAFFWSTLASLAFLADSQPPNKKGLALYPICLFYFVIAWLILGQTA; encoded by the exons ATGGCTGACACGGAGATTGACACGTCACAG cTTGATTCGAAAATGCAAACTATTGATATGAACATGCCTATAGAGGGCGATATTACAGTACCAGGAGCACCCGAGGAAGATGACGAAACTGCTTTTTCAACACTCGATGAACCGATTAGAGAAACAATT aTGAGAGATTTAAATGCAGTTTTTTCAAAGTTTTTACATGTTCTGTATccaaaacaaagtaaaacatTATTGCGTGAAT GGGACTTGTGGGGACCACTTATACTCTGCACACTATTAGCGAT gATGTTGCAGGCTTCTGATGAAAAGAAGACGGAGCAGCCTCAGTTCTCAGAAGTGTTTGTGCTGGTTTCATTTGGTTCTGTCATCGTAACACTAAACTCAAAGTTGCTTGGTGGCTTAAT ATCTTTCTTCCAAACTGTGTGTATCCTAGGTTACTGTCTTCTTCCATTGAACGTGGCATTAATTTTCTGTCGGCTGTTGTTGTTATCATCAAATCAGTACTTATTTATTGTGCGCTTAATTGTTACGTTCATTGCTTTCTTTTGGTCAACATTAG cttCTCTGGCCTTTTTGGCTGATAGTCAACCACCAAACAAGAAGGGTTTAGCCCTCTATCCCATTTGTCTTTTCTACTTTGTTATCGCTTGGCTTATTCTGGGTCAGACAGCTTGA
- the LOC140050261 gene encoding large ribosomal subunit protein uL6-like encodes MKTILATRFVEVPENVTVSIKARTITVTGPRGVLVRTFRHMRVELTVIGKKIRVDKWFGIKKELAGVRTICTHIENMIKGVTLGYKYKMRSVYAHFPINCNIQENGSLIEIRNFLGEKFIRRVQMKEGVIVSSSPKMKDELILEGNDIEKVSQCAASIQQSTTVKNKDIRKFLDGIYVSEKTTIVIPEGQ; translated from the exons ATGAAGACTATCTTAGCAACAAGATTTGTGGAGGTGCCGGAAAATG TCACGGTATCCATCAAGGCAAGGACCATCACAGTGACAGGACCCAGAGGGGTGTTGGTACGTACCTTCCGACACATGAGGGTGGAACTGACTGTCATTGGAAAGAAGATCCGTGTTGACAAATGGTTCGGAATTAAGAAGGAATTAGCTGGTGTTCGTACTATCTGCACCCATATTGAAAACATGATTAAAGGTGTAACACTT ggGTACAAATACAAAATGAGGTCTGTGTATGCTCATTTCCCAATCAACTGCAACATCCAGGAAAATGGTTCCCTTATTGAGATCCGAAACTTTCTCGGAGAGAAGTTTATCCGTCGTGTGCAGATGAAAGAAGGTGTGATTGTATCATCATCACCCAAGATGAAAGATGAGCTGATTCTTGAAGGAAATGACATCGAAAAGGTTTCACAATGTG CTGCCTCAATTCAACAGTCCACAACTGTCAAGAACAAGGATATTCGAAAATTCTTAGATGGTATTTATGTGTCAGAGAAAACAACAATTGTCATTCCAGAAGgacaatag
- the LOC140049394 gene encoding coiled-coil domain-containing protein 134-like yields MNQRISFLVLLFLVIFAVVQSDQNQPTEPPGKGGAKNDDAAEADKALETYQKLFLQKRAQHVQAVEEMLDSYDYQKQFQMVELIRDRVVQVFSEARKLLSESSFEPGMPLPSDEATRSMMSVVLENVAFVGDIVLRLPDISHKVFDKNKNFMDELRWGMDFAERTDFLDDIHKQLFHLMAQEMEFIPKEPSYHNPYRKKEKQFQEKKSEPKKKKKKEKPKKKGPRMSKVEL; encoded by the exons atgaatcaaCGAATATCATTCCTAGTTCTACTCTTTTTGGTTATTTTTGCTGTTGTTCAGTCTGATCAAAATCAACCCACCGAACCACCTGGAAAAGGAGGGGCCAAAAATGATGATGCAGCAGAGGCCGACAAAGCCTTGGAGACGT ACCAAAAATTATTTCTACAAAAGCGAGCTCAGCATGTGCAAGCTGTAGAGGAGATGCTGGATAGTTACGACTACCAGAAGCAGTTCCAAATGGTGGAATTAATAAGAGACAGAGTTGTACAG gTTTTTTCTGAAGCTCGGAAACTCCTATCAGAAAGTAGCTTTGAACCTGGGATGCCATTGCCTTCAGATGAAGCAACTAGGAGCA TGATGTCTGTAGTTCTTGAAAACGTTGCATTTGTAGGAGACATTGTTCTTCGCTTACCGGACATTTCTCACAAAgtttttgacaaaaataaaaattttatgGATGAGTTAAGGTGGGGGATGGATTTTGCAGAAAGGACTGATTTTCTCGATGATATTCATAAACAGCTTTTTCATTTa ATGGCACAGGAAATGGAATTTATACCAAAAGAACCATCATACCATAAtccatacagaaagaaagaaaaacag tTTCAGGAAAAGAAATCTGAaccaaagaagaagaaaaagaaggaAAAACCAAAGAAAAAAGGGCCACGAATGAGCAAAGTAGAATTGTAG